Proteins encoded by one window of Maridesulfovibrio bastinii DSM 16055:
- a CDS encoding DUF4340 domain-containing protein — protein sequence MGNHPDPVWSAADTKKIDRIDIYVKKSCGFSLIRSASHWNVLIPGWKVSPFADSKKVKNILELLSTGRPLHYVGRIRKSELSKYGLDQPRIEIVTGGGQVLDIKIGKAVHSGEGYYAVNSLNKDQLFLLGKNFSSLYSETPNSFFDLHLVRGSTEDVRSVGMNIGETFSWKISRDNKSSDFKFQFPASFSEDVKVSSSESDLLLHSLIETGAKLLVQNSTGKIESLLLSVDVGFKDNTVQTVQVFRTDNEKNPFIANSTAQYGNFVLDKGHVDQLKKTAFDMRKRNILSIETGKVGSMIIEQGNQTFKAYKSDGVWKSPAQDKKLLGIDMSLWRLNELEFEAESVKSLGEEARHVMTWKIMNRSGEELAKVEFLSDPGLPEGQCWLSVGNGTVYYPVTNKLLEDLQGQIPLRK from the coding sequence GTGGGTAATCATCCGGACCCGGTATGGTCTGCCGCAGATACTAAAAAGATTGATCGTATTGATATTTATGTAAAAAAGAGTTGCGGATTCTCTCTTATCCGCAGTGCTTCCCATTGGAATGTTCTTATCCCGGGGTGGAAGGTTTCACCTTTTGCAGATTCAAAAAAAGTTAAAAATATTCTGGAGCTTCTGTCTACCGGCAGACCGCTTCATTATGTTGGCAGGATACGCAAGTCCGAACTATCTAAATACGGACTGGACCAACCGCGTATTGAAATAGTTACAGGGGGCGGACAGGTTCTTGATATTAAAATTGGCAAGGCTGTTCATTCCGGCGAAGGCTATTATGCTGTCAATTCTCTAAATAAAGATCAGCTTTTTCTTCTTGGAAAAAATTTTTCATCGCTTTACAGCGAAACTCCTAATTCTTTTTTTGATCTGCATCTTGTCAGGGGGAGTACTGAAGATGTCCGATCTGTGGGTATGAATATCGGGGAGACTTTTTCGTGGAAAATATCCAGAGATAATAAAAGTTCTGATTTTAAATTTCAGTTTCCGGCTTCATTCAGTGAAGATGTGAAAGTTTCATCGTCTGAATCAGACCTGCTGCTTCACTCTCTGATAGAAACCGGAGCTAAACTTCTGGTACAAAATTCCACCGGTAAAATTGAATCTCTGCTTCTTAGTGTTGATGTCGGTTTTAAAGATAATACCGTGCAGACGGTTCAGGTTTTCAGGACGGATAATGAAAAAAATCCGTTTATCGCCAATTCTACCGCTCAATATGGTAATTTCGTACTTGACAAAGGGCATGTAGATCAGTTGAAAAAGACGGCTTTCGACATGCGCAAGAGAAATATTTTATCCATTGAAACCGGCAAAGTCGGGTCAATGATAATAGAACAAGGAAATCAAACATTTAAAGCCTATAAGTCCGATGGCGTATGGAAGTCTCCCGCTCAGGATAAAAAACTTTTAGGCATTGACATGTCGTTATGGAGACTTAATGAATTAGAATTCGAGGCGGAATCGGTCAAAAGTCTTGGAGAAGAAGCCAGGCATGTGATGACCTGGAAGATAATGAACCGTTCCGGAGAAGAACTGGCAAAAGTTGAATTTCTCTCAGATCCGGGGCTGCCTGAGGGGCAGTGCTGGCTTTCTGTCGGAAACGGGACAGTTTATTATCCGGTTACCAATAAACTCCTTGAAGATTTGCAGGGACAGATTCCCCTTAGAAAATAA
- the rpoZ gene encoding DNA-directed RNA polymerase subunit omega, with translation MARITVEDCLAKVGNRFLIVQMAIKRVKQYREGYTPLVESKNKEAVTALREIAASKVIPESYHTNTSSNSDN, from the coding sequence ATGGCACGCATTACAGTAGAAGATTGTCTGGCTAAAGTGGGAAATAGATTTCTTATTGTCCAAATGGCAATTAAGAGGGTTAAGCAGTATCGTGAAGGTTATACTCCTCTTGTTGAGTCCAAAAACAAGGAAGCTGTAACAGCTTTAAGGGAAATTGCTGCCAGCAAGGTTATTCCTGAAAGCTATCATACAAATACTTCCTCCAATTCAGATAACTAA
- the dnaJ gene encoding molecular chaperone DnaJ, with protein MSKRCYYEVLEVSREASEDEIKRAYRKKAFQFHPDRNPGDDEAETNFKEAAEAYEVLRDPEKRSLYDRFGHEGLNNNGGFGGFQSSEDIFGAFGDIFGEFFGFGQSRGGPRARAGSDLRYNLDISFREAAKGTEVELDIPLTDTCDECGGTGAASGSSVETCQHCHGTGTVHQNQGFFKIAVSCPSCHGRGQIIKDPCKTCRGRGTVRKQKSLSVRIPAGVDNGSRLRLRGEGEAGENGGPHGDLYVVITVKPDDVFRRQGQDLVLTQEITFVQATLGCKLEIPTLDDPISMDIPKGTQSGEVFQLRGLGMPYLGGSHHGDLLVEVKVKTPTKITSRQEELLKEFEKLEDEKPMKKVKKIWKKAKDKVMGD; from the coding sequence ATGTCCAAACGTTGTTATTATGAAGTCCTCGAGGTCAGTAGAGAAGCCTCTGAGGATGAAATCAAACGCGCCTACAGGAAAAAAGCGTTTCAGTTCCATCCTGACCGTAATCCCGGAGATGATGAAGCTGAAACCAATTTCAAAGAAGCTGCAGAAGCTTATGAAGTTTTAAGAGACCCCGAGAAAAGAAGCCTTTACGATCGTTTCGGGCACGAAGGCCTGAACAATAATGGCGGATTCGGCGGTTTTCAGTCTTCTGAGGATATCTTCGGTGCTTTTGGAGATATTTTTGGAGAGTTCTTTGGTTTTGGCCAAAGCCGTGGCGGACCGAGGGCAAGAGCTGGTTCCGATCTGCGCTATAATCTGGATATCTCGTTCAGAGAAGCTGCTAAGGGGACTGAAGTTGAACTCGATATTCCGCTGACTGACACTTGTGATGAGTGTGGAGGGACCGGGGCTGCTTCAGGGTCTTCTGTTGAAACCTGCCAGCATTGCCACGGAACCGGAACTGTTCATCAGAATCAGGGCTTTTTCAAAATAGCTGTATCCTGCCCGTCATGTCACGGTCGGGGACAGATTATCAAGGACCCCTGTAAAACCTGCCGCGGAAGGGGGACCGTCCGCAAGCAGAAGAGCCTCAGTGTGCGCATCCCTGCCGGAGTTGACAACGGCTCAAGACTTCGCCTCAGGGGTGAAGGTGAGGCCGGTGAAAACGGTGGACCGCACGGTGATCTCTATGTGGTGATTACCGTTAAGCCTGATGATGTCTTCAGACGTCAGGGACAGGACCTTGTCCTTACACAGGAAATCACTTTTGTTCAGGCTACGCTGGGCTGCAAATTAGAAATTCCCACTCTTGATGATCCTATTTCAATGGATATTCCTAAAGGAACTCAGAGCGGGGAAGTCTTTCAGCTTCGTGGTCTTGGTATGCCTTATCTCGGTGGCTCACATCATGGGGATCTTCTTGTGGAAGTTAAGGTCAAAACTCCGACCAAAATAACTTCACGTCAGGAAGAGCTTCTGAAAGAGTTTGAAAAGCTTGAAGATGAGAAGCCTATGAAAAAGGTTAAGAAAATTTGGAAAAAGGCTAAAGACAAAGTCATGGGAGATTAA
- the moaC gene encoding cyclic pyranopterin monophosphate synthase MoaC produces MSSGFSHIDADGNAVMVDVSGKVDTVRKAIARGIVKVSGKTMDLLLSKALPKGDALNTAKIAGILAAKETHNLIPLCHPLPLSYVDVRFEVKKELNIIEVEAEARTTGRTGVEMEALIAVQIAAATIYDMCKAVQKDIVISDCRLVYKEGGKSGVFSVE; encoded by the coding sequence ATGAGTTCCGGGTTTTCACATATAGATGCAGACGGCAATGCTGTCATGGTTGATGTTTCCGGAAAAGTGGACACTGTCCGTAAGGCTATTGCCAGAGGCATAGTCAAGGTTTCCGGTAAGACCATGGATCTTTTGTTGAGCAAGGCCCTTCCTAAAGGTGATGCTTTGAATACTGCAAAGATTGCAGGTATTCTTGCTGCAAAGGAAACCCATAATCTTATTCCGTTATGTCATCCTCTCCCATTGAGTTATGTTGACGTACGGTTTGAAGTTAAAAAAGAACTCAATATAATAGAAGTGGAAGCTGAAGCCAGAACTACAGGAAGAACCGGCGTTGAAATGGAAGCGCTGATAGCAGTTCAGATTGCAGCGGCAACTATTTACGACATGTGTAAAGCCGTTCAGAAAGATATTGTGATTTCAGATTGCCGCCTTGTTTATAAAGAGGGTGGTAAGTCAGGAGTTTTTTCTGTGGAATAG
- a CDS encoding UDP-glucuronic acid decarboxylase family protein produces MNQGQHFLVTGGAGFLGSHLCKRLLDLGHEVLCIDNYYTGMKANILELMDNPYFEIMRHDITFPLYVETDNIFNLACPASPIHYQFDPVQTTKTSVHGAINMLGLAKRVKAKIFQASTSEVYGDPKIHPQEESYWGNVNPIGLRACYDEGKRCAETLFFDYHRQHGLKIKVARIFNTYGPNMAMNDGRVVSNFIVQALKNEPITLYGDGSQTRSFCYVDDLIDAFVKTMDSPDEFIGPVNLGNPKEFSIKNLAEIIKDMTGSSSKIKYNPLPENDPCQRKPDISLAKRKLKWTPSTPLEVGLKPTIEYFEKILSKGIKNNHQ; encoded by the coding sequence ATGAATCAAGGTCAGCATTTTCTCGTTACTGGCGGAGCCGGTTTTCTGGGATCACACCTCTGCAAAAGACTACTGGATCTCGGACATGAAGTTTTATGTATTGATAACTATTACACCGGGATGAAAGCTAATATTCTTGAGCTTATGGATAATCCTTATTTTGAGATTATGCGCCATGATATTACCTTTCCACTATATGTTGAAACGGATAATATTTTCAACCTTGCGTGCCCTGCTTCCCCCATACATTATCAATTTGACCCGGTGCAAACCACCAAAACCTCAGTTCATGGTGCCATAAACATGCTGGGTCTTGCCAAAAGAGTGAAGGCAAAAATTTTTCAGGCCTCAACATCTGAAGTGTATGGTGACCCTAAAATACATCCACAGGAAGAATCATATTGGGGTAATGTCAATCCCATTGGCCTAAGAGCCTGCTATGATGAAGGTAAACGATGTGCGGAAACGCTTTTTTTCGATTATCACCGCCAACACGGATTAAAAATTAAAGTTGCTCGTATTTTTAATACATATGGCCCTAATATGGCCATGAATGATGGTCGTGTTGTTTCAAACTTTATAGTGCAGGCTCTTAAGAATGAGCCGATAACATTATACGGGGATGGATCACAGACAAGATCATTTTGTTATGTTGATGACCTGATAGATGCTTTCGTAAAGACCATGGACAGCCCGGATGAATTTATAGGTCCGGTCAACCTTGGAAACCCTAAAGAATTCAGCATAAAAAATCTTGCTGAAATCATTAAAGATATGACGGGATCGTCATCAAAAATTAAATATAATCCATTGCCGGAAAATGATCCCTGCCAGCGTAAACCTGATATTTCTCTGGCTAAGAGAAAATTGAAATGGACACCTTCTACTCCACTGGAAGTAGGCCTGAAACCGACAATAGAATATTTTGAAAAAATTCTATCAAAAGGAATCAAAAATAATCATCAATAA
- a CDS encoding two-component system response regulator, translating into MSEKLKILIVDDNQVNLTLLEKLLVNEDAHIFLTYSGSQAIELVSENDFALILLDVQMPGMDGYETAREIKKNPNGKLVPIIFLTAIYKDPEYARMGYDAGAVDFLTQPIDPPTLRSKVGVFLELKRQKDLLEQEIKQRKRTEQALRVAEEKYRNIFYRAVEGIFRSTLEGVFVEANPAFARILGFDSVAELVEYTAEGGSFMDPDERSFYIERLKRDRSLNDYEIRATTKNGTKIWVSESSRLFEEDGEFYIEGVVEDITQRKMSEIQLQEKATVDALTGIPNRYLFFDRLENSIENAKRYKNELALLFIDLDDFKSVNDEYGHQAGDILLSSVACRLKTRLRSSDTLARLGGDEFCVLLERPLDRESVAKVAQDFISCLTEPFSFLGIKCQIGATIGISLFPEDASSPQDLVRKADEAMYMVKGDNKRRFAFCYNGVCKML; encoded by the coding sequence ATGTCGGAAAAACTAAAAATTCTGATTGTTGATGACAATCAGGTCAATCTGACCCTTTTGGAAAAATTGCTTGTCAATGAAGACGCACATATCTTTTTAACGTATAGTGGCTCGCAAGCCATTGAACTTGTTTCTGAAAATGATTTTGCTTTGATACTTCTCGATGTCCAGATGCCGGGTATGGATGGTTATGAAACAGCGCGGGAAATTAAAAAAAATCCTAACGGTAAACTGGTTCCGATAATATTTCTAACTGCGATTTATAAAGATCCTGAATATGCCAGAATGGGCTATGATGCCGGTGCTGTGGACTTTTTGACACAGCCCATCGATCCACCGACTCTACGAAGTAAAGTTGGTGTTTTTCTTGAGTTGAAGAGGCAGAAAGATCTTCTGGAACAGGAGATAAAACAGAGAAAAAGAACAGAACAGGCTTTGCGTGTTGCGGAAGAAAAATATCGAAATATTTTTTATAGAGCTGTTGAGGGAATTTTCCGCTCTACTCTTGAAGGAGTTTTCGTTGAAGCCAACCCAGCTTTTGCGCGTATTCTTGGTTTTGATTCTGTAGCTGAACTGGTTGAATATACGGCAGAAGGCGGGAGTTTTATGGACCCCGATGAAAGATCTTTTTATATTGAAAGATTAAAAAGGGATCGTAGTCTAAATGATTATGAAATACGGGCCACGACTAAAAACGGTACGAAAATATGGGTCTCTGAAAGTTCCAGACTATTTGAAGAAGACGGTGAGTTTTATATTGAAGGCGTAGTTGAGGACATAACCCAGAGAAAAATGTCTGAAATTCAGTTGCAGGAGAAAGCAACGGTTGATGCATTAACTGGCATCCCCAATCGATATTTATTTTTTGATCGACTTGAAAATTCAATTGAAAATGCAAAACGCTATAAGAATGAATTAGCTTTGCTGTTTATAGATCTGGATGATTTTAAATCTGTAAATGATGAGTATGGTCATCAAGCCGGGGATATTCTTCTTTCGAGTGTGGCTTGCCGACTGAAGACAAGGCTTCGTTCTTCAGACACCCTTGCCCGGCTTGGTGGGGATGAATTTTGTGTGCTGCTGGAAAGGCCCTTGGATAGAGAAAGCGTTGCTAAGGTTGCTCAGGATTTTATATCCTGCCTCACTGAACCATTTAGTTTTTTAGGTATAAAGTGCCAGATCGGAGCAACTATTGGTATCAGTCTTTTCCCAGAGGATGCCAGTAGTCCGCAGGATCTTGTACGAAAAGCTGACGAAGCTATGTACATGGTTAAAGGGGATAATAAAAGACGCTTTGCATTTTGTTATAACGGAGTCTGCAAAATGCTTTAG
- a CDS encoding NADH-quinone oxidoreductase subunit A, producing MVFTWLQLAIFLFLFVGLLFAGGPLLLAWVIAPRAKGGDMGMPFECGIRPYGSPWTRFGVNYYVYALLFLAFDVDVLYLFPVAVQYPQTEGMGAFFKLLIFVAVLAAAIIYFWRKGVFSWPRKIS from the coding sequence ATGGTTTTTACCTGGCTCCAGTTGGCAATCTTCCTTTTTCTTTTTGTCGGCCTCTTGTTTGCCGGTGGCCCGCTTTTGTTAGCCTGGGTTATAGCCCCGAGGGCAAAGGGCGGAGATATGGGGATGCCATTCGAATGTGGAATACGTCCTTATGGAAGTCCATGGACCAGATTTGGCGTGAACTACTATGTTTACGCTCTGCTGTTTCTGGCTTTCGATGTTGACGTACTTTATCTGTTCCCGGTTGCCGTCCAATACCCTCAGACCGAAGGTATGGGTGCTTTTTTCAAACTGTTGATTTTTGTCGCTGTGCTTGCTGCCGCGATAATTTATTTCTGGAGAAAAGGGGTATTTTCATGGCCGCGGAAGATTTCCTGA
- a CDS encoding NADH-quinone oxidoreductase subunit B, with protein MAAEDFLTENGHQIGDGLVRLELAENILDVCRSMSIWPMTFGLACCAIEMMAVGMARFDMARYGAEVFRPSARQADLMIVAGTVTKKMAPAVVRLYEQMPAPKWVMALGNCAISGGPFKFKGQYGIVEGVDQIIPVDVYVPGCPPRPEGLLEGLFELQRKITGKRWWPVPVSLAKELS; from the coding sequence ATGGCCGCGGAAGATTTCCTGACCGAGAACGGTCATCAGATTGGTGATGGACTTGTAAGGCTGGAACTGGCTGAGAATATTCTGGATGTCTGCCGTTCCATGTCAATCTGGCCCATGACTTTTGGGCTGGCTTGCTGTGCAATTGAAATGATGGCTGTTGGAATGGCCAGATTTGATATGGCGAGATACGGGGCAGAAGTCTTCCGTCCTTCCGCACGGCAAGCGGACCTTATGATTGTGGCGGGGACTGTAACTAAAAAAATGGCCCCAGCTGTAGTTAGATTGTACGAGCAGATGCCGGCCCCGAAATGGGTAATGGCTCTAGGTAACTGTGCTATTTCCGGAGGTCCATTCAAATTTAAAGGGCAGTACGGGATTGTTGAAGGAGTGGATCAGATTATCCCGGTGGATGTTTACGTCCCGGGTTGCCCTCCAAGGCCGGAAGGACTTCTTGAAGGCTTGTTTGAACTTCAGAGAAAGATAACCGGTAAACGCTGGTGGCCTGTGCCTGTATCTCTGGCAAAGGAGCTATCCTGA
- a CDS encoding NADH-quinone oxidoreductase subunit C: MSDTFFKSVTPLMVEKSEFSKTGIDYSIFLDSSDLTKAASEMMKKDFYLEDVSAADFAEGYLLTYHFSGYSKSERIALRVVADHDSPEVPTISTVFHGADWHERECFDFFGIRFTDHPNLIPLLLDPDGASAVLCKEEKDRKEIADLIISGDIVFKRDDFSLLDKSESADENVEA; encoded by the coding sequence ATGAGCGATACATTTTTCAAATCTGTCACTCCGTTAATGGTCGAAAAAAGCGAATTCAGTAAAACCGGAATCGATTATTCAATTTTTCTGGATAGCAGCGATCTGACCAAAGCTGCTTCGGAGATGATGAAAAAAGATTTTTATCTGGAAGATGTAAGTGCCGCTGATTTTGCTGAGGGCTATCTGCTGACATACCATTTCAGTGGATATTCAAAAAGTGAGAGAATCGCTTTGCGAGTGGTTGCCGACCATGATTCTCCTGAGGTGCCAACTATTTCGACAGTTTTTCATGGGGCTGACTGGCACGAGCGGGAATGCTTCGATTTCTTTGGTATCAGATTTACTGATCATCCCAATTTAATTCCTCTGCTTCTTGACCCTGACGGAGCTAGTGCTGTGCTCTGCAAAGAAGAAAAGGACAGAAAGGAAATCGCCGACCTGATTATCTCGGGAGACATTGTCTTTAAGAGAGATGATTTCAGTCTATTGGATAAGTCTGAATCTGCTGATGAAAATGTTGAAGCATAG
- a CDS encoding NADH-quinone oxidoreductase subunit D, producing the protein MNAFPDGDFYTRHFEKGSQEGTLILNMGPQHPSTHGVLRVVLELDGEYIVRAEPVLGYLHRMHEKMAEVKTISQFMPNMGRVDYLHPLAWNHAFSCAVEKLGGIEVPERAEFIRVITSELNRITSHLVWWGAYLLDLGAFTPIMYAFDDREKIMDLLMGPTGARLTYSSFRFGGVVHDVDDSFLKGCAELIPYLRNRLPMYKALVTDNIILRKRIEDIGIIDKDMCLRYGATGPVVRGAGVKTDVRITEPYSVYDRFEWDVPVYDKADSMARYLVRIDEIEESLKIVEQAVKMIPEGEHIVKKAPKPTWKAPAGEVYCAVEGARGKIGIHIISDGGKNPYRIKLRAPGFSNLSLFAECGKGTLLADAVAILGSLDMVIPEIDR; encoded by the coding sequence ATGAACGCATTTCCCGATGGTGATTTTTATACCAGGCATTTTGAGAAGGGTTCTCAGGAAGGAACGCTGATACTCAATATGGGACCTCAGCATCCTTCAACTCATGGAGTATTGAGAGTCGTACTTGAGCTTGATGGAGAATATATTGTCAGGGCTGAACCTGTTCTTGGTTATCTCCATCGAATGCATGAGAAAATGGCTGAGGTTAAAACTATATCCCAGTTTATGCCGAACATGGGAAGAGTTGACTATCTGCATCCACTGGCATGGAACCATGCTTTCAGCTGTGCGGTTGAGAAACTCGGAGGAATAGAAGTTCCCGAGAGAGCCGAATTTATACGCGTAATTACTTCTGAGCTGAATAGAATTACATCCCATCTGGTCTGGTGGGGGGCCTATCTTCTGGATCTCGGTGCTTTTACACCGATCATGTATGCCTTTGATGACCGTGAAAAAATTATGGACCTTCTCATGGGACCGACCGGAGCCAGACTTACATACAGCTCCTTCAGATTCGGTGGAGTTGTCCATGATGTTGATGATTCTTTCTTAAAGGGATGTGCTGAGCTGATTCCATATTTGCGCAACAGACTGCCCATGTACAAGGCTCTGGTCACGGACAACATCATTCTTCGCAAGAGAATAGAAGATATTGGAATAATCGATAAGGATATGTGCCTGCGATACGGCGCAACCGGACCTGTTGTCAGGGGAGCCGGTGTAAAAACTGACGTCCGTATTACTGAACCATATTCAGTTTATGACAGGTTTGAGTGGGATGTTCCTGTTTACGACAAAGCTGACAGTATGGCCCGCTATCTTGTGAGAATCGATGAGATTGAGGAGAGCCTGAAGATTGTCGAGCAGGCTGTGAAGATGATTCCGGAAGGGGAGCACATAGTCAAAAAAGCTCCTAAGCCGACATGGAAAGCTCCTGCTGGAGAGGTTTATTGCGCTGTGGAAGGAGCAAGAGGCAAAATCGGAATACATATCATAAGTGACGGCGGTAAAAATCCTTACAGAATTAAATTGAGAGCTCCGGGTTTCAGTAATCTGAGCCTGTTCGCTGAGTGTGGAAAGGGCACTCTACTGGCCGATGCTGTAGCGATTCTCGGTAGTCTGGATATGGTTATTCCTGAAATCGACAGGTAA
- the nuoH gene encoding NADH-quinone oxidoreductase subunit NuoH, which yields MPQIPIELIKLVIAVVAVAAFVGLNALILVYLERKVAGHIQRRPGPFEVGPHGLLQPLADAAKLIGKQLFTPDGADKWLFWIAPILAFLPVLLLFLPIPFGPVLTGMDVNLGLLLILAFSGFNVLALCLAGWSSHNKWGLLGAARAVSQSVAYEIPLLLAVLAIAFTTGSLNLSEIVAEQGGWPWQWNIIVQPLAFVIYFISALGETNRAPFDLPEAESELTAGFHTEYSGMGFGLFFLAEYANMVVVCSVAVALFLGGWQGPFFEGTWWFLAKVYILLLVMIWFRWTYPRVRFDQLLNINWKWLMPLALINLLATALLTKLV from the coding sequence ATGCCACAAATCCCGATAGAATTAATAAAGCTGGTAATAGCCGTGGTGGCCGTAGCCGCTTTTGTCGGACTTAACGCTTTGATACTTGTGTATCTGGAACGTAAAGTCGCCGGCCATATCCAAAGACGCCCGGGGCCCTTTGAAGTCGGTCCTCACGGATTGCTTCAGCCGCTTGCTGATGCTGCAAAGCTGATCGGAAAGCAGCTTTTCACTCCTGACGGAGCAGATAAGTGGCTTTTCTGGATAGCTCCTATTCTTGCTTTCCTACCGGTTCTTCTTCTTTTTCTTCCAATTCCGTTCGGTCCTGTTCTGACAGGAATGGACGTTAATCTTGGACTTTTGCTCATTCTTGCATTTTCCGGGTTCAACGTGCTTGCTCTTTGTCTCGCAGGATGGAGCTCACATAATAAATGGGGTCTCCTCGGTGCTGCCAGAGCTGTTTCTCAGTCTGTAGCCTATGAAATACCTCTTCTTCTTGCTGTTCTGGCAATAGCTTTTACCACCGGTTCTCTTAATTTAAGTGAAATCGTAGCAGAGCAGGGTGGTTGGCCGTGGCAGTGGAACATCATCGTTCAGCCTCTTGCATTTGTAATATATTTTATCAGTGCTCTCGGTGAAACAAACCGTGCTCCATTCGACCTTCCTGAAGCTGAAAGTGAACTTACTGCCGGTTTCCATACTGAATATTCAGGAATGGGATTTGGTCTATTTTTCCTTGCTGAATATGCGAATATGGTTGTGGTCTGTTCTGTTGCCGTGGCCCTATTCCTTGGAGGATGGCAAGGTCCATTTTTTGAAGGAACATGGTGGTTCTTGGCAAAGGTCTACATACTTCTTCTGGTCATGATCTGGTTTAGGTGGACCTATCCCAGAGTCCGTTTTGATCAGCTTTTGAATATCAACTGGAAATGGCTCATGCCTCTGGCGTTAATAAACCTGCTGGCAACCGCTCTCTTAACCAAGCTCGTATAG
- a CDS encoding 4Fe-4S binding protein, producing the protein MSCFKQFWDNVSSLWSLIVGLKITGKYSIDKQVTLHYPRETVPDEDLEKFRGHIELVGKPKSPDKPKCIACMMCVTACPSKCITVVKAKAPKPTDEELKAMKEAEERGEKVQKPKAPKEPAKFICDYSLCSFCGSCVENCPVGSLRYSENVYFASTDRNAFKIDLLERLKKQAGCGEAENSSRED; encoded by the coding sequence ATGTCTTGTTTCAAACAATTCTGGGATAATGTCTCCAGCCTGTGGAGTCTGATTGTCGGGCTGAAAATCACAGGCAAGTACAGCATTGATAAGCAGGTTACACTGCACTATCCGCGCGAAACTGTTCCTGATGAAGATCTGGAAAAATTTCGTGGACATATCGAGCTTGTCGGTAAGCCAAAATCTCCGGATAAGCCGAAGTGCATAGCGTGCATGATGTGTGTCACCGCCTGTCCCAGTAAATGTATAACTGTCGTCAAGGCCAAGGCTCCGAAACCTACCGATGAAGAGCTTAAAGCCATGAAGGAAGCCGAGGAACGCGGAGAAAAAGTCCAAAAGCCAAAAGCTCCGAAAGAACCTGCAAAATTTATCTGCGATTATTCGCTGTGCTCATTTTGCGGATCATGTGTCGAGAATTGTCCCGTAGGGTCTCTTCGTTACTCGGAAAATGTATATTTTGCCTCTACCGACCGAAATGCTTTCAAGATTGATCTTCTTGAAAGATTGAAAAAACAGGCTGGTTGCGGCGAAGCTGAAAACTCAAGCAGGGAAGACTGA
- a CDS encoding NADH-quinone oxidoreductase subunit J family protein: MLAKLAFVVYAVFVLGGGCLAVGAHSLVRALVGLICSLLGVAGMYMLLAAPFMAFMQILIYVGAVCVLVFFAVMLTRADAGGEEAGARKPVKAFLSSLAFISPVFILGLVIVNFQPASKAIPVEVPLAELGQGLLGDYTLAFELISVVLLAAMAGAVLLTFEKRGGHSA, from the coding sequence ATGTTGGCAAAGTTGGCATTTGTTGTCTACGCGGTCTTCGTTCTTGGAGGAGGATGCCTTGCAGTCGGCGCGCACAGTCTTGTTCGCGCTCTGGTCGGGCTAATCTGCTCGCTGCTTGGTGTAGCCGGAATGTATATGCTTCTGGCAGCACCGTTCATGGCTTTCATGCAGATCCTCATCTACGTCGGGGCCGTCTGTGTTCTTGTTTTTTTCGCGGTCATGCTAACCAGAGCGGATGCCGGGGGGGAAGAAGCCGGAGCCAGAAAACCGGTGAAAGCTTTTCTTTCTTCACTGGCTTTCATTTCGCCGGTTTTCATACTCGGTCTGGTTATTGTCAATTTTCAACCGGCCAGCAAAGCCATTCCGGTTGAAGTTCCATTGGCTGAACTCGGGCAGGGGCTTCTTGGAGACTACACTCTCGCTTTTGAGCTGATCTCAGTAGTTCTGCTTGCTGCCATGGCCGGTGCCGTTCTGCTTACTTTTGAAAAGAGAGGAGGGCACAGTGCTTAG
- the nuoK gene encoding NADH-quinone oxidoreductase subunit NuoK — MIYQLIALSLLGIGLYGLVWRKSLVGMLISVELMLNGAGLSIVAASQLTEADGASGQIATLFVMGLAAAEATLVLAIIIVVAKRFKSTETDAVSRLKG; from the coding sequence ATGATTTACCAGTTGATAGCTCTGAGCCTTCTCGGCATTGGATTATATGGGCTTGTCTGGCGCAAGAGCCTTGTTGGAATGCTCATTTCTGTTGAGTTGATGCTAAACGGAGCGGGGCTCTCAATTGTTGCCGCTTCACAGCTTACTGAAGCCGATGGTGCCTCCGGCCAGATCGCAACCCTTTTCGTTATGGGGCTGGCCGCTGCTGAAGCTACACTTGTGCTTGCCATTATCATTGTTGTTGCGAAACGTTTCAAAAGCACTGAGACAGACGCTGTTTCAAGGCTGAAGGGATAA